Proteins from a single region of Desulfolutivibrio sulfoxidireducens:
- a CDS encoding YibE/F family protein — MLSTEPAKRRDLLLSLIFLVLTVALVFLPTGYEAHIDAQAVQCKGHILATEDADVVQFGLVRTGVQTVEIELLDGPFAGKTVRGHNQLLGKMEMDKFFAPGDTALVVITRDENGQIAHVNPVDHYRLGLELVLFGLFAALLLAFGGLTGAKALLSFAFSALAIWKILIPAFLNGINPVLVSLGVVTLLTACIIFLVGGVTRKGMTAFLGAMLGVGTACVLALVFTDLFRLHGAIKPFAESLLYTGYGHLDLRRIFVAAVFIGSCGAMMDLAMDVAASIEEVARSMPGATRRQLLGAGLRVGRAVVGTMTTTLLFAYSGGYIALLMMFMAQGVPLSNLFNLIYVAAEILNTLVGSFGLVAVAPFTALVGAFLFGSKKSAAQAEPAPRAA, encoded by the coding sequence ATGCTTTCCACCGAGCCCGCCAAAAGGCGAGACCTCCTGCTCTCCCTGATCTTTCTGGTCCTGACCGTGGCCCTGGTCTTTCTGCCCACCGGCTACGAGGCCCACATCGACGCTCAGGCCGTGCAGTGCAAGGGCCACATCCTGGCCACCGAAGACGCCGACGTGGTCCAGTTCGGCTTGGTGCGCACGGGCGTCCAGACCGTGGAGATCGAGCTTCTGGACGGGCCGTTTGCCGGAAAGACCGTGCGCGGCCACAACCAGCTTCTGGGCAAGATGGAGATGGACAAGTTTTTCGCCCCGGGCGATACGGCCCTGGTCGTTATCACCCGGGACGAAAACGGGCAGATCGCCCACGTCAACCCCGTGGACCACTACCGCCTGGGCCTGGAACTTGTGCTCTTCGGGCTCTTCGCGGCCCTGCTTCTGGCCTTCGGCGGCCTTACCGGGGCCAAGGCCCTTCTGTCCTTCGCCTTTTCCGCCCTGGCCATCTGGAAGATCCTCATCCCCGCATTCTTAAACGGCATAAACCCCGTGCTGGTGTCGCTCGGCGTGGTCACCCTGCTTACGGCCTGCATCATCTTCCTGGTCGGCGGCGTGACCCGAAAAGGCATGACCGCCTTTCTCGGCGCCATGCTGGGAGTGGGCACGGCCTGCGTCCTGGCCCTGGTGTTTACCGATCTCTTCAGGCTGCACGGGGCCATCAAGCCCTTCGCCGAAAGCCTGCTGTACACCGGCTACGGCCACCTGGACCTGCGGCGCATCTTCGTGGCCGCCGTGTTCATCGGCTCCTGCGGGGCCATGATGGATTTGGCCATGGACGTGGCCGCCAGCATCGAGGAGGTGGCCCGGAGCATGCCCGGAGCCACCCGCCGCCAGCTCCTTGGCGCGGGGCTGCGCGTGGGCCGGGCTGTGGTCGGCACCATGACCACCACGCTTTTATTCGCTTATTCCGGCGGGTACATCGCGCTGCTCATGATGTTCATGGCCCAGGGGGTGCCGCTTTCCAACCTCTTCAACCTCATCTACGTGGCCGCCGAAATCCTCAATACCCTGGTCGGCAGCTTCGGACTGGTGGCCGTGGCCCCGTTCACCGCCCTGGTCGGGGCCTTCCTGTTCGGTTCCAAAAAAAGCGCCGCCCAGGCGGAACCAGCACCCCGCGCCGCATGA
- a CDS encoding superoxide dismutase: MNADATPGSLTRREFLGFAAATGLILSSLSTLAGSPAFAAEGPAFAMPPLPYPENALEPHISAKTVGFHYGKHTKAYYDKTNELLKAAAAAPKNLDQVFLDAAKKPDDTVLFNNAAQAFNHTFYWKGLTPGGPKAPTGKLATMIAASFGDVESLKKELAAAAVSQFASGWAWLVLDNGTLKTTKTPNAANPLLSGQKPILTIDVWEHAYYLDYQNRRADYVKAVLDNLVNWDIAAAQLG, translated from the coding sequence ATGAACGCAGATGCCACCCCCGGTTCCCTCACCAGACGTGAATTTCTGGGCTTCGCCGCCGCCACCGGCCTGATTCTGTCGTCGCTTTCCACCCTGGCCGGTTCCCCGGCCTTCGCAGCCGAGGGCCCGGCATTCGCCATGCCGCCCCTTCCCTATCCCGAAAACGCCCTGGAACCCCACATCTCGGCCAAGACCGTCGGCTTCCACTACGGCAAGCACACCAAGGCCTACTACGACAAGACCAACGAACTCCTCAAAGCCGCCGCCGCCGCCCCCAAAAATCTGGACCAGGTCTTCCTCGACGCCGCGAAAAAGCCTGATGATACCGTCCTTTTCAACAACGCCGCCCAGGCCTTCAACCATACGTTTTATTGGAAAGGCCTGACCCCCGGCGGCCCCAAGGCCCCTACCGGCAAGCTGGCCACCATGATCGCCGCCTCCTTCGGCGATGTCGAATCCCTCAAAAAGGAACTCGCCGCCGCCGCCGTCTCCCAGTTCGCCAGCGGCTGGGCCTGGCTGGTCCTGGACAACGGCACGCTCAAGACGACCAAAACCCCCAACGCCGCCAATCCCCTGCTTTCCGGCCAAAAACCCATCTTGACCATCGACGTCTGGGAACACGCCTACTACCTCGACTACCAGAACCGTCGCGCCGACTACGTCAAAGCCGTCTTGGACAACCTCGTCAACTGGGACATCGCCGCCGCCCAATTGGGGTAA